A single window of Neospora caninum Liverpool complete genome, chromosome XII DNA harbors:
- a CDS encoding putative Casein kinase one (CK1) yields MGGGGGPGVARTGNHHGHGGNGANAHTPCPPAVVNKVYRVGRKIGSGSFGCLYDGVDIRDGREVAIKLELASTKHPQLIYEAKIIRLLQGGVGVPVCYHYGDEGEWHVMVIDRLGHSLEDLFNLCKRSFSVETVLHLGIQMLDRIEYIHKHHCIHRDIKPDNFLVGRGDNANVVYLIDFGLAKKFRDHTGRHIVYKEGKNLTGTARYASLATHLGIEQARRDDLEGLGYVLIYFLRGSLPWQGLKATSKRDKYSKITHTKMNVDINALCEGLPSCFSEFLSYCRALQFTDAPNCRYLRRLLTDALAERRSRKFAFDWAPLLSACCCCICRPAVMPAALSPPALAHHAGVAPPVHTLLPQQSPHLVLHHSYAPVVSPRRGQNVPVSLAPRAGGGQAGGRCPGRGPDAGRLFLGFADDVLRGAPALPGAKKEGNCLVDLEEEKLACLRNERTDHTGMRYVGKQAAGAVQPHGPRQCYGGQLCASPALLVSSLPLLRPTPQTANGTTPLGAHAQPARLSPGRAPVVVGVAQSLGLDLSAVAAAANVGGAMDLVACAPAVSPLGDDRLGRDFFEPQKSHFHAVLH; encoded by the exons atgggAGGAGGCGGTGGACCAGGAGTCGCACGAACAGGGAACCACCATGGCCACGGGGGGAACGGAGCGAACGCGCACACGCCGTGTCCCCCGGCGGTTGTGAACAAGGTGTACAGAGTCGGCCGAAAGATTGGCAGTGGGTCATTCGGGTGTCTATACGACGGCGTGGACATACGCGATGGCCGTGAAGTGGCGATTAAGCTCGAACTGGCGAGCACAAAGCACCCGCAACTCATCTACGAGGCGAAGATCATCCGCCTGCTCCAAGGGGGAG tGGGCGTTCCGGTGTGCTACCACTacggcgacgagggcgagtgGCACGTGATGGTGATTGATCGACTTGGCCACTCTCTGGAAGATCTCTTCAATCTCTGCAAGAGGAGCTTTTCTGTGGAGACGGTGCTTCATCTCGGCATTCAGATG TTGGACCGAATCGAGTACATCCACAAACACCACTGCATTCATCGCGACATCAAGCCCGACAACTTCCTGGTGGGGCGCGGAGACAATGCAAATGTCGTTTACCTCATCGACTTTGGACTCGCCAAGAAGTTCCGTGACCACACCGGGAGACACATCGTCtacaaagaaggaaaaaacctCACTGGAACCGCCCGCTATGCTTCACTTGCAACTCATCTGG GCATTGAACAAGCACGTCGAGACGATCTCGAAGGCTTGGGCTACGTGCTCATTTATTTCCTTCGAGGCTCTTTGCCGTGGCAAGGCTTGAAAGCGACTTCGAAGCGCGACAAGTACAGCAAAATTACGCACACAAAGATGAATGTGGATATCAACGCTCTCTGCGAAGGCCTCCCCTCTTGTTTCTCAGAATTTCTCTCGTACTGTCGGGCGCTCCAGTTCACTGACGCCCCCAACTGCAG ATACCTCCGTCGTCTGTTGACAGACGCGCTGGCGGAGCGTCGATCGCGGAAGTTCGCATTCGACTGGGCACCGCTTCTGTCTGCCTGCTGCTGTTGCATTTGTCGCCCGGCGGTCATGCccgccgcgctgtctccgcccgctCTCGCGCATCACGCAGGCGTCGCGCCTCCGGTCCACACCCTGCTTCCGCAGCAATCCCCTCACCTGGTGCTGCACCACTCGTACGCGCCGGTGGTGTCTCCGCGCAGGGGACAGAATGTCCCCGTCTCGCTGGCCCCGCGGGCCGGAGGCGGACAAGCCGGAGGCCGGTGCCCGGGGCGGGGCCCGGACGCGgggcgtctctttctgggGTTCGCCGACGACGTGCTTCGGGGCGCGCCGGCGTTGCCtggcgcgaagaaggagggaaacTGTCTAGTGGATCTcgaggaggagaagctgGCTTGCCTCCGGAACGAGCGCACAGACCACACGGGCATGCGCTACGTGGGGAAAcaggcggcaggcgccgTGCAGCCCCACGGCCCCCGGCAGTGCTACGGCGGCCAACTGTGTGCCTCGCCAGCGCTCCTGGTCTCGtccctccctctgcttcggcCGACCCCACAAACTGCCAATGGGACGACGCCCCTCGGGGCGCACGCGCAGCCCGCGCGCCTGTCCCCTGGTCGCGCACCCGTCGTTGTCGGAGTCGCGCAGTCGCTGGGTCTCGACCTCTCGGCGGTTGCCGCAGCGGCCAACGTCGGCGGCGCGATGGacctcgtcgcctgcgcccccgccgtctcccctctcggaGACGACCGATTGGGCCGCGACTTCTTCGAGCCCCAGAAATCCCACTTCCACGCGGTGCTCCATTAG